Proteins found in one Acidobacteriota bacterium genomic segment:
- a CDS encoding DUF4440 domain-containing protein, with product MQLFDAYNHCDLAKLGAMVSDDLEFYHDKTGLSVGKAPFIAAIKQNICGKVERRLVAGSLEVYPLKDYGAVEIGVHRFYHSHNPEDGVGEAKFITLWQNKDGAWKMTRAISYDHEPVR from the coding sequence ATCCAGCTCTTCGATGCCTACAACCACTGCGATCTCGCGAAGCTGGGCGCGATGGTGTCAGACGACCTGGAGTTCTATCACGACAAGACGGGGCTGTCGGTTGGTAAGGCGCCGTTTATCGCAGCGATCAAGCAGAACATCTGCGGCAAGGTGGAGCGCAGGCTGGTAGCGGGATCGCTCGAGGTGTATCCGCTCAAGGATTATGGCGCGGTGGAGATTGGCGTTCATCGTTTCTACCATTCTCACAACCCGGAAGATGGCGTGGGAGAGGCCAAGTTCATAACCCTCTGGCAGAACAAGGACGGCGCATGGAAGATGACGCGCGCGATCAGCTACGACCATGAGCCAGTGCGGTGA